In Cyprinus carpio isolate SPL01 chromosome B16, ASM1834038v1, whole genome shotgun sequence, the following are encoded in one genomic region:
- the ddr1 gene encoding epithelial discoidin domain-containing receptor 1 isoform X1 encodes MATQMLPFLPALLTVLLVSWTAAQDVDWHFDSAKCRYALGMEDGTIPDSDITASSAWSDSTEAKHGRLSTGEGDGAWCPAGPVFPSGSEYLQVDLRKLHFLSLVGTQGRHADGLGREFARSYRLHYSRDGRHWITWKDRWGQEVVSGNKNTYDVVLKDLGPPIIARMVRFYPLADRVMSVCLRVELYGCVWKDGLKAYTAPVGHVMDLSGTPVYLNDSIYDGSKEAGVMFGGLGQLCDGVLGGNDFMESKELRVWPGYDYVGWNRETLGKPTVDIEFHFEKTRVFHTMQVHSNHRHTQHVRVFNEVVCEFKASLLSPWAEPALRLEVPLSDLHDPSSRTISLPLRGQPAQILRCRFSFSDRWLLISEISFYSMPFEDGSILPPLPSSSTRPLNATSPHTPSPANGTSSPTDLFMTITSLLPSSIPTEFPAVTLRAGLPVAKYDSSNTAILIGCLVGIILLLLAVIAVILWRQYWKKLLGKAQGTLSSDELRVHLSVPSDNVVINNTNTHTYSSRYQRIHTFPDDRDREGEYQEPSTVLRPREQCDSTALLLNNPAYHLLLSDLTHGPNRLTNCHSQQEKPQNLSQACAIDMADKGLPIQEGPPPYPGAPPPGLSAAHYGEVSGGGGSVPHYAEADIISLQGVSGNNTYAVPALSATPTDCPPLPELPRERLIFKEKLGEGQFGEVHLCEIENPQDLANLEFPFNVRKGRPLLVAVKILRPDASKNARNDFLKEVKILSRLKDPNIIRLLGVCVSSDPLCMVTEYMESGDLNQYLSHRVLLDKTGPSHNTPTISYPALISMASQIASGMKFLSSLNFVHRDLATRNCLVGGERGEGEDRGGERQIKIADFGMSRNLYAGDYYRIQGRAVLPIRWMAWECILMGKFTTASDVWAFGVTLWEMLSVCQEQPYSHMTDEQVIDNAGEFFRDQGRQVYLSRPAVCPQGLYELMLSCWNRDCKLRPSFAYIHSFLTEDAMNMV; translated from the exons ATGGCAACACAGATGCTGCCATTCTTGCCTGCCCTCCTCACTGTCCTCCTCGTTTCCTGGACAGCGGCCCAGGACGTGGATTGGCATTTTGACTCTG CTAAGTGTCGCTATGCTCTGGGGATGGAGGATGGCACTATACCTGACTCTGACATCACCGCATCCAGTGCCTGGTCCGACTCGACCGAGGCCAAACATGGCAG GTTGAGTACTGGAGAGGGGGATGGGGCGTGGTGTCCAGCTGGTCCAGTGTTTCCCAGTGGCTCAGAGTACCTGCAGGTGGATCTGCGCAAGCTTCATTTCCTGTCTCTGGTGGGCACACAGGGTCGCCATGCAGACGGGCTCGGACGGGAGTTTGCACGCAGTTACCGGCTACATTACTCTCGTGATGGACGACACTGGATAACCTGGAAGGACCGCTGGGGACAGGAG GTGGTGTCAGGGAACAAGAACACATATGATGTGGTCCTGAAGGACCTGGGTCCACCCATCATAGCGCGCATGGTGCGCTTTTACCCGCTGGCGGACCGCGTGATGAGTGTGTGTCTAAGAGTTGAACTCTACGGTTGTGTTTGGAAGG ACGGACTAAAGGCGTACACCGCTCCTGTGGGCCATGTGATGGACTTGTCAGGCACTCCTGTCTACCTTAATGACTCCATCTATGATGGCAGTAAAGAGGCAGg GGTGATGTTCGGAGGATTGGGCCAGTTGTGTGATGGTGTTTTAGGTGGGAATGATTTCATGGAGAGTAAAGAGCTGAGAGTGTGGCCAGGATATGATTACGTCGGCTGGAATCGAGAAACCTTGGGAAAGCCCACTGTTGACATTGAATTTCACTTCGAGAAAACACGGGTCTTTCACACCATGCAG GTGCACAGTAATCACAGACACACTCAGCATGTGCGGGTGTTCAACGAAGTGGTTTGTGAGTTTAAGGCCAGTCTGTTGAGCCCGTGGGCGGAGCCTGCGCTCAGGCTTGAAGTGCCGCTGTCTGACCTACACGACCCTTCGTCCCGCACCATCTCACTGCCGCTCAGAGGACAACCGGCGCAAATTCTCCGCTGCCGTTTTTCTTTCAGTGACCGCTGGCTCCTCATCAGCGAGATAAGCTTCTACTCga TGCCATTTGAGGATGGATCCATCCTTCCTCCTCTGCCTTCCTCCAGCACTCGTCCTCTCAATGCTACTTCTCCTCACACCCCCAGCCCCGCAAACGGAACCAGCAGCCCCACTG ACCTCTTCATGACCATTACTTCACTGCTGCCCAGCAGCATACCaacag AGTTTCCTGCAGTCACTCTGAGGGCGGGCTTACCTGTGGCCAAATATGACAGCAGCAACACAGCCATCCTGATTGGCTGCCTGGTTGGAATTATCCTGCTCCTACTGGCTGTCATAGCTGTCATACTTTGGAGGCAGTACTGGAAGAAACTACTTGGCAAG GCCCAAGGCACCCTCTCCAGCGACGAGCTGCGGGTTCATCTTTCAGTTCCATCGGACAACGTAGTGATCAATAACACTAACACCCATACATACTCCAGCCGCTACCAGCGCATACACACCTTCCCCGACGACCGGGACCGCGAGGGAGAATACCAAGAGCCCAGCACTGTACTGCGGCCCCGAGAGCAATGTGACAgcacag CACTGCTGTTAAACAACCCAGCATATCATCTCCTCCTGTCTGACCTGACACATGGCCCCAACAGGCTGACAAACTGCCACAGCCAGCAAGAAAAGCCCCAAAACCTGTCCCAGG CATGTGCTATTGATATGGCTGATAAAGGCCTTCCAATTCAGGAGGGACCGCCTCCTTACCCCGGAGCTCCGCCCCCTGGCCTGTCAGCAGCTCATTATGGAGAAGTTTCCGGAGGCGGGGGAAGCGTTCCTCATTATGCAGAAGCTGACATCATCAGTCTGCAAGGGGTTAGTGGTAACAATACATATGCAGTCCCCGCCCTCTCAGCCACGCCCACTGATTGTCCACCACTGCCCGAGTTGCCACGGGAACGACTTATATTCAAAGAGAAGCTGGGAGAAGGACAATTTGGAGAG GTGCATCTGTGTGAGATTGAAAACCCTCAGGACCTCGCAAACCTTGAGTTCCCATTTAATGTCAGGAAAGGGCGCCCTCTGCTGGTGGCTGTGAAGATTTTAAGGCCAGATGCCTCGAAAAATGCCAG gaatgattttctgaaggaggTGAAGATTTTATCTCGCCTGAAGGATCCGAACATAATCCGCCTGCTGGGTGTGTGTGTAAGCAGCGACCCACTGTGTATGGTCACAGAGTACATGGAGAGCGGCGACCTCAATCAGTACCTCTCCCATAGAGTGCTGCTGGACAAGACCGGCCCTTCACATAACACACCAACCATcag cTACCCAGCGTTGATCTCCATGGCGAGTCAGATCGCATCAGGAATGAAGTTCTTGTCGTCTCTGAACTTTGTGCACCGAGACCTGGCCACGCGGAACTGCTTGGTGGGTGGAGAGAGGGGTGAGGGGGAGGACCGCGGCGGAGAGCGCCAGATAAAGATAGCTGATTTTGGCATGAGCAGGAACCTCTATGCTGGTGATTACTACAGGATACAGGGACGAGCTGTGCTGCCTATTCGCTGGATGGCATGGGAGTGCATCCTCATG gggaaGTTCACTACAGCGAGTGACGTGTGGGCATTTGGCGTGACGCTATGGGAGATGCTGAGTGTGTGTCAGGAGCAGCCGTACAGTCACATGACCGATGAACAGGTCATTGACAACGCTGGGGAGTTTTTCAGAGACCAGGGCAGACAG GTGTACCTGTCTCGCCCAGCTGTGTGCCCACAGGGTTTGTATGAGCTGATGCTTAGCTGCTGGAACAGAGACTGTAAACTACGGCCTTCCTTTGCGTACATTCACTCCTTCCTCACCGAAGACGCCATGAACATGGTTTAG